One window from the genome of Gemmatimonadota bacterium encodes:
- a CDS encoding SUF system NifU family Fe-S cluster assembly protein: MSAELDELYQSIILDQNRRPQNFRAMESSTGHADGVNPMCGDQVTVWVKLNGDTLEDVSFQGQGCSISKASASLMTAAIKGKTKAEAEKLFDDFHDLITGKTDGASMGRLKAFGGVFRFPLRVKCASLAWHAMKSALETGEGKLSTEPHEG, encoded by the coding sequence ATGAGCGCCGAACTCGACGAACTGTACCAGAGCATTATCCTCGACCAGAACCGTCGGCCGCAGAATTTTCGCGCGATGGAGTCGAGCACCGGCCACGCGGACGGAGTGAACCCGATGTGCGGCGATCAAGTGACGGTGTGGGTGAAGCTCAACGGTGACACGCTCGAGGACGTGAGTTTTCAGGGACAGGGGTGCTCGATTTCCAAGGCGAGCGCGTCGTTGATGACCGCAGCGATCAAGGGCAAGACCAAGGCGGAAGCCGAGAAGTTGTTCGATGATTTTCACGACCTGATCACTGGCAAGACGGATGGCGCGAGTATGGGGCGCCTGAAAGCGTTCGGCGGCGTCTTCCGGTTTCCGTTGCGGGTGAAGTGTGCGAGCCTGGCGTGGCACGCCATGAAGAGCGCACTCGAGACGGGCGAAGGAAAACTGAGCACGGAGCCCCACGAGGGGTAA